GAGCAAATTATTCAAGAGCAAATTTTGATTCTGTATTTACCTTGGAACAACCTAAAACTCAAGGAATTGGTTTTGACAATTTACCAGAATTTATTTCAAAAAGTAAAAACTTTTCCAAAAATGAATTAGCAAAACTAGCTTCAGTAACTGCTCTTCCAAGTAATAATGAAGTAATGAATTTTTGGCAAGATGTTAGAAAATACAATAACATTGTAAGCAAAGAATTACTTATTGCACTAAATGAAATTGATAACAAAAACATAGTTGATGTTGATAATTTAATTCAAATTTCTAAACATTTCATACATTCAGATGTAATTAAAGCATGGATGATTTTACTTTCTATTGATAATTAACTTCACACTTTTATTAGTTAGAATGGTTGTTCATCTGGATCTAAACCAGATGGTAAATAATCTGAGGCATTATCATATTGATATGCTAAATTTTCAAATCTGGCAGATTCTTTTAGGAATGCTACTTTAGCAATTCCAGTTGGTCCATTTCTTTGTTTCCCAATTATCAGTTCAGCAACACCTTCTGTTGGATTCCCATCTTCATCAGTTGTAATTCCATAATATTCTGGTCGGTGAACAAAGGCTACAACGTCTGCGTCTTGCTCAATAGAACCAGATTCTCTTAAGTCACTTAACATCGGTCTTTTATTAGTTCCTGTTCTCCCCTCAACGCTTCGATTAAGTTGTGATAAAGCAATTACAGGTATATTAAGTTCTTTAGCAAGCTGTTTTAAACCTCTAGATATAGTTGAAATTTCTCTTTCTCTGCTTTCTGCTTTTGGTGCATGCATAAGTTGCAAGTAATCTATCATAATACATTCAATATTATGTTCACGTTTCATTTGCCTTGCTCTTGCTCTTAACTCTAAAATGCTTAGAGCAGGTGAATCATCAATATACAAAGGAGCATCAGCTAAATTATGAATTGTTCTAACTATATTTTGCCAATCTTGTGGCTTTAAATCTCCAGTTCTTAACTTTTGCATATTAACTCCTGATTCAGCAGAAATCAACCTTACAACTAACTGCTGAGCAGACATCTCTAAAGAAAAAAATGCAACTCCTCTTTTATAATCCACTGCCATATTACGAGCCATACTTAGGCTTGCGGCAGTTTTACCCATTGATGGTCTTGCTGCAATAATAATCAAGTCAGACCTTTGAAAACCACCAGTCATTGCATCAAGTTTTGATAAACCAGTTGGAATTCCAACAACACCACCACCATCTTGAAATCTACTACTCATAGCTTCAAGAAGCTCTATGGTTTCCATTGCTAAAGGTTTTAAAGCTCTGTAACTTCTGCTTCCAGTTCTACTTTCAGCAATATCAAATATCTGTTGTTCAGCTCTATCTATTTCTTCAAA
Above is a window of Chlorobiota bacterium DNA encoding:
- the dnaB gene encoding replicative DNA helicase: MSTDYNNYKEGGASMPLDRFIGQPNSRGNKVVKLETNSDRVPPHSNDAEVAVLGAMMLGKEASTKVIPILSPDSFYRESHRVIYQAMVALADRNQPVDIITLKDELQRMNKLQDVGGSYYLSELNMRTPTSANAEYHAKIIFEKYLKRQMIQTAMEIMGNCFSETTDAFEEIDRAEQQIFDIAESRTGSRSYRALKPLAMETIELLEAMSSRFQDGGGVVGIPTGLSKLDAMTGGFQRSDLIIIAARPSMGKTAASLSMARNMAVDYKRGVAFFSLEMSAQQLVVRLISAESGVNMQKLRTGDLKPQDWQNIVRTIHNLADAPLYIDDSPALSILELRARARQMKREHNIECIMIDYLQLMHAPKAESREREISTISRGLKQLAKELNIPVIALSQLNRSVEGRTGTNKRPMLSDLRESGSIEQDADVVAFVHRPEYYGITTDEDGNPTEGVAELIIGKQRNGPTGIAKVAFLKESARFENLAYQYDNASDYLPSGLDPDEQPF